One genomic region from Spirochaetales bacterium encodes:
- a CDS encoding sulfatase-like hydrolase/transferase, translated as MINLDGFRADAIAHAPCLESLKQSSCFFSCAFTYAPYTVASLPAVMTGLYGRSNGVNAYYRSNRFDSGNCFTMAQYFKQKGCHTRADIVNRHVIPSPGFDSIMIHDENKDDFIDRHCGIIREVSLCKKPFFIFFQYSPIHARLVRDVIDRYDDFSDEYFDRENRNKNLDGYKKEIVKADHYVAAILNVLKNLHIENNTLLLLFSDHGCSLGERKGEKAYGVYLYDYTLKVFIYLINPVFSKGFVVNDLVRTIDILPTLMDVFRIKPMRAYLPPEGISLLPLLSGKEPEGRISFSETGGLGGPDPSPQKPNIKCIRTQDWKLIYNISRRTNELYDMKTDPCETKNRDDDDVDIKSYLWELLKAAGNLNQGIDYDS; from the coding sequence TTGATCAACCTTGACGGATTCCGCGCAGACGCGATCGCACATGCACCCTGTCTCGAGTCCCTGAAACAATCCTCCTGTTTTTTTTCTTGTGCCTTTACCTACGCGCCATATACCGTCGCTTCCCTGCCCGCGGTTATGACGGGATTATACGGCAGGTCGAACGGCGTGAATGCCTATTACCGCAGTAACCGCTTCGATTCCGGCAACTGTTTTACCATGGCACAGTATTTCAAACAAAAAGGGTGTCATACACGTGCCGATATCGTCAACAGGCACGTTATCCCCTCCCCGGGTTTCGATTCGATTATGATCCATGATGAAAACAAGGATGATTTTATCGATCGGCACTGCGGCATAATCAGAGAAGTGTCTCTGTGCAAAAAACCTTTCTTTATTTTCTTCCAGTACAGCCCTATCCACGCGAGGCTGGTACGGGATGTCATAGACCGCTATGATGATTTCAGTGATGAGTATTTTGATAGAGAAAACCGCAATAAAAATCTCGACGGGTATAAAAAAGAAATCGTAAAAGCGGATCATTATGTCGCGGCTATACTGAATGTATTGAAAAACCTGCATATCGAGAACAATACACTTCTCCTTCTCTTCTCAGACCACGGTTGCAGCCTGGGCGAGAGAAAGGGGGAGAAGGCATATGGAGTATATTTATATGACTATACACTAAAAGTATTCATCTATCTTATCAATCCGGTTTTTTCAAAGGGATTCGTCGTCAACGACCTTGTTCGAACGATCGATATTCTTCCCACACTCATGGACGTATTCCGGATAAAACCGATGAGGGCTTATCTCCCTCCGGAGGGGATCTCCTTGCTTCCGCTATTATCAGGGAAAGAACCGGAAGGGCGCATCTCCTTTTCAGAGACCGGGGGTCTCGGGGGGCCCGATCCCTCACCCCAAAAACCAAATATAAAATGCATACGCACGCAAGACTGGAAACTCATTTACAATATATCCAGGAGAACGAATGAGCTATACGATATGAAAACAGATCCTTGTGAAACCAAAAACCGTGACGATGATGATGTCGACATCAAGTCGTATCTCTGGGAATTGCTTAAAGCCGCGGGAAATTTAAATCAGGGAATCGATTATGACAGTTGA
- a CDS encoding alkaline phosphatase family protein, with product MPKNRVLIIGLDGVTYEILEPYLNQGLYPSLKRLLDTGIHGTVTATIPPMSSSTWTSIQTGVNPGKHGIFDYMQRKPKATEFEYKNAKSIRIPVLWDLIGKYGKKSCIVNVMMTYPPKDINGVIISGGLTPEKARFYSPETISPEIKEIIDRYIITPYGGYDFFRDNYTDYIERYIRVAEKQKDVTLGLMRKVDWDLCMVLFSCTDGVQHMVWKFIDKRSPLWKESYSGIENPFVAFYKKIDSFIGELVNQCDKHTTIIVCADHGFGPFYARINLNNFLQKHHYLAFRKTYLIGIKQLMLKHNISLVRARRIAHKLRITKLKQRFRDEKQKTLGRAALSLYDLDMTNTKAYAVGTYGQIYINLKGRDPSGIVMPGREYERLRDEIILHLMNLKDPATGKTVIKEVKKKEELYSGFYSDNAPDLVAIPERGYSPNGSIFFTSGNILETTDYASATHEVESGICILAGNNIKSNQNPFSPVSIMDICPTVLALLSVPIPDYLDGSVIGVALTDSKEKSVEPVYEHIDIGGFYTATDEKPLSQEEIKASEKIIENLGYLPKQK from the coding sequence ATGCCAAAAAACAGGGTATTGATCATCGGACTGGACGGGGTCACCTATGAAATCCTCGAACCATATCTGAATCAGGGTTTATATCCCTCACTGAAGCGGCTTTTGGATACGGGTATCCACGGAACCGTTACGGCGACGATCCCCCCCATGTCGAGTTCGACGTGGACATCGATTCAGACCGGAGTCAATCCCGGCAAACACGGCATTTTCGACTATATGCAGAGGAAGCCCAAAGCGACCGAATTCGAATATAAAAACGCGAAATCAATCAGGATACCGGTTCTTTGGGATCTGATCGGGAAATACGGCAAAAAATCCTGTATCGTCAACGTGATGATGACATATCCCCCGAAAGATATAAACGGCGTTATAATTTCGGGCGGATTGACCCCGGAGAAAGCTCGATTCTATTCGCCCGAAACAATATCGCCGGAAATAAAGGAGATTATCGACAGATATATCATCACCCCCTACGGAGGATATGATTTTTTTCGAGATAATTATACCGATTATATCGAGAGATATATTCGCGTCGCGGAAAAACAGAAGGATGTCACTCTCGGGTTAATGCGGAAAGTTGATTGGGATTTATGCATGGTGCTTTTCAGTTGTACGGACGGCGTTCAGCATATGGTATGGAAGTTCATCGATAAACGAAGCCCTCTCTGGAAGGAAAGTTACTCCGGTATCGAAAATCCGTTTGTTGCTTTTTATAAAAAAATCGATTCGTTTATCGGCGAACTTGTCAATCAATGCGACAAACACACCACCATTATCGTCTGCGCGGATCACGGATTCGGCCCCTTTTACGCGCGAATTAATCTCAATAATTTTTTGCAAAAACATCATTACCTCGCATTCAGGAAAACATATTTAATCGGTATCAAGCAATTAATGCTGAAACACAATATCTCGCTTGTACGTGCAAGAAGGATCGCCCATAAACTGCGGATAACAAAATTGAAGCAACGATTCAGGGACGAAAAACAGAAGACACTTGGCAGGGCGGCATTATCCCTGTATGATCTCGATATGACGAATACAAAAGCATACGCCGTCGGAACCTACGGGCAGATTTATATCAACCTCAAGGGAAGGGATCCTTCGGGCATTGTGATGCCGGGTAGAGAATACGAACGGCTGCGTGACGAGATCATTCTTCACCTCATGAACCTGAAAGATCCCGCAACCGGGAAAACGGTCATAAAAGAAGTGAAGAAAAAAGAGGAACTGTATTCGGGGTTCTATAGCGACAACGCGCCGGACCTGGTCGCCATCCCCGAAAGGGGGTATTCTCCGAACGGAAGCATCTTTTTCACTTCCGGGAACATCCTGGAAACGACGGATTATGCGTCGGCCACCCACGAGGTCGAAAGCGGTATATGCATTCTTGCCGGAAACAATATCAAGTCAAATCAAAACCCGTTCAGTCCCGTCAGTATCATGGATATATGTCCGACGGTCCTCGCACTGCTTTCCGTTCCGATTCCGGATTATCTCGACGGTAGCGTCATTGGTGTTGCACTGACGGATAGTAAAGAAAAATCAGTCGAGCCGGTGTATGAACATATAGATATCGGCGGTTTTTATACAGCGACGGATGAAAAACCATTGTCGCAGGAGGAGATCAAAGCATCGGAGAAAATCATCGAAAACCTCGGCTACCTGCCGAAACAAAAATGA
- a CDS encoding radical SAM protein has protein sequence MEFPGRVSFTLTNTCNLRCRMCGQWSEEGYIRERKTNPAIEMKLDDWKRLVDECGEHHITSILLRGGEPFLFPGIIELLEYTVGKGMHVSIDTNGTMLSKYAADIVRIGNIHLTVSVDGPRSIHDSVRGVTGCFDKVKKGLAGLSGYIGQRDPNQTISTSICFTISRYSYRGLGAMPDVAREMGVGSIVIVPYYYVPESVGREYERQLHENLDCNAYSWTGFHHEDSGVDFDVFRNELKTYMTGLEGLYNYPYMPLTENEYRIWFDNATTPVGPLSCHNVERLLDIQPSGDANFCVDFPDYTIGNCREATIEEVWNSGRANRFRSFRRNTPLAVCYRCGAKYMSEQHN, from the coding sequence ATGGAGTTTCCCGGGCGTGTTTCCTTTACCCTCACCAATACCTGCAATCTCCGCTGCCGCATGTGCGGGCAATGGAGTGAGGAAGGGTATATACGCGAAAGAAAAACAAATCCTGCCATTGAAATGAAACTCGATGACTGGAAGCGGCTGGTCGACGAGTGCGGGGAACATCACATAACGTCGATTTTACTTCGCGGCGGCGAACCCTTTCTCTTTCCCGGTATTATCGAACTTCTTGAATACACAGTCGGTAAAGGGATGCATGTCTCAATCGATACCAATGGGACCATGCTTTCGAAATATGCGGCCGACATTGTCCGCATCGGAAACATTCACCTCACTGTTTCTGTGGACGGCCCCCGGAGCATCCATGATAGTGTCCGCGGGGTTACGGGCTGTTTCGACAAGGTAAAGAAAGGTCTCGCCGGTCTTTCCGGGTATATCGGACAACGAGATCCGAATCAGACAATAAGCACATCGATCTGTTTTACCATCAGCCGTTATTCATACAGGGGACTCGGGGCCATGCCCGATGTTGCACGCGAGATGGGAGTCGGGTCAATCGTCATCGTTCCATATTATTATGTACCGGAATCGGTGGGAAGGGAATATGAACGGCAGCTTCATGAAAATCTCGATTGCAACGCCTATTCATGGACCGGTTTTCATCATGAAGATTCGGGCGTCGATTTTGATGTTTTCCGGAACGAACTGAAGACGTATATGACCGGGCTTGAGGGCTTATATAATTATCCTTACATGCCGCTTACCGAAAACGAATACCGAATCTGGTTCGATAACGCGACAACGCCCGTCGGCCCCTTATCCTGTCATAATGTCGAACGCTTGCTCGACATTCAACCGTCAGGCGATGCGAATTTTTGCGTGGATTTTCCCGATTATACAATCGGCAATTGCAGGGAAGCGACAATCGAGGAAGTCTGGAACAGCGGGCGCGCAAACCGTTTTCGCAGCTTCAGACGGAACACTCCCCTCGCCGTCTGTTACAGGTGCGGAGCGAAATATATGTCGGAACAACACAACTGA
- a CDS encoding Crp/Fnr family transcriptional regulator, with protein sequence MLNISDSLIERFGKRYKDQDVIFCEYEPGDTFYLINAGRVQIVKIMGDIEKTIDILEPGEIFGEMAILEEAPRSATAIAVGNVVTLEFNRENFMVLMQGNPQIALKLLKLFTKRIYDQKRRFMILTLDDIDAKVADVFLMLSEKEQPNTLDPDVVEIDASVDDIAHWAGIPPDKCRKVIDHFKRQDRMGLEGNKIVIKNINDFARFVASKRKQHSED encoded by the coding sequence ATGTTGAATATAAGCGATTCATTAATAGAACGTTTCGGAAAACGGTATAAAGATCAGGATGTTATTTTTTGCGAGTATGAACCCGGAGACACATTCTACCTCATCAATGCCGGCCGGGTACAAATCGTTAAAATTATGGGGGATATCGAAAAAACGATCGATATTCTCGAACCCGGAGAAATCTTTGGTGAAATGGCGATTCTGGAAGAGGCACCGCGATCGGCGACCGCAATCGCCGTGGGTAATGTCGTCACCCTCGAGTTTAACCGGGAAAATTTTATGGTACTCATGCAGGGTAATCCCCAGATCGCTCTTAAATTGCTCAAGCTTTTTACTAAAAGGATCTATGATCAGAAACGGCGGTTTATGATTCTCACCCTCGATGATATCGACGCAAAGGTCGCAGATGTTTTTCTCATGCTTTCGGAAAAAGAACAACCAAACACGCTCGATCCCGATGTGGTTGAGATCGATGCCTCGGTCGACGATATTGCCCACTGGGCAGGGATTCCCCCCGACAAATGCAGGAAAGTGATCGATCATTTCAAACGACAGGACAGGATGGGGCTTGAGGGGAACAAGATCGTTATAAAAAACATTAATGATTTCGCACGTTTTGTCGCCTCAAAGCGGAAACAGCATAGCGAGGATTGA
- a CDS encoding tetratricopeptide repeat protein — protein MSPKAIAYKSNSIIYFKGDIADRVFILNEGKISLNFINIETGQEIHELIKTGEFFGVKSALGRYPREETALVLNDSRVISFTVPEFEQFAAKNTRIIITMLKVFSNQLRRIHKQVQNLIYAGDQINPETGLYRIGLYYLKIKKYSQAIYALGRYLVYYPSGKYAEEATSNIYLAEDYLQKYGQGEGPVINVDSSIPEVDKPAKEKELSGVGKDYYRGVSLTSEGKYSEASNIFRTIIQTSGDEEYKLKAQFEIGKCFFHTNNFDNCIKIFTMLLQKYPKHPDLSEALFYIGQCNEKKGEMDKAINIYRKVLSLTPEADPLFQKADRSLRNLER, from the coding sequence GTGTCACCCAAGGCGATCGCCTATAAATCCAATTCAATAATATACTTTAAAGGTGATATTGCCGACAGGGTATTTATCCTGAATGAGGGTAAAATAAGTCTCAATTTCATCAATATTGAAACAGGCCAGGAAATTCATGAGCTCATAAAAACAGGTGAATTTTTCGGCGTGAAATCCGCTCTTGGCAGATACCCCCGCGAGGAAACGGCACTTGTTCTCAATGATTCGAGGGTCATTTCGTTTACCGTGCCGGAGTTCGAACAATTCGCTGCGAAAAATACCCGCATTATTATTACCATGCTCAAGGTTTTTTCAAATCAGTTGAGGCGAATACATAAACAGGTACAAAATCTCATTTATGCGGGGGATCAGATAAATCCGGAAACGGGTTTATATCGCATCGGTCTATATTATCTCAAGATAAAAAAATATAGTCAGGCAATCTACGCACTGGGTCGTTATCTGGTCTATTACCCTTCGGGAAAATACGCCGAGGAAGCGACAAGCAATATCTATCTCGCGGAAGACTACCTCCAGAAGTACGGTCAGGGTGAGGGGCCGGTTATCAATGTCGACAGTTCAATACCGGAAGTGGATAAACCGGCGAAAGAAAAAGAGCTTTCAGGGGTGGGCAAGGATTATTACCGCGGTGTGAGTCTGACGAGTGAAGGTAAATACTCCGAAGCCTCTAATATTTTCCGTACTATCATACAAACAAGCGGCGATGAAGAATATAAACTGAAAGCACAATTTGAAATCGGAAAATGTTTTTTCCATACGAATAACTTCGACAATTGCATCAAAATATTTACCATGCTGCTCCAGAAATATCCGAAACATCCCGATCTCTCAGAAGCCCTGTTTTATATCGGGCAGTGCAATGAGAAAAAAGGGGAAATGGATAAGGCGATCAATATTTACAGAAAGGTGTTGTCGCTAACCCCGGAGGCCGATCCCCTTTTTCAAAAGGCCGACAGGTCTTTGCGGAATCTGGAGCGGTAG
- a CDS encoding amidohydrolase family protein, with protein MLGSYSISGLSIVTPEKLFEDSSIKVEKGNITGIGSKADYDIDVKGRYYCYPAIINVHDHMRGNYLPKVGPKEGTYYLNWHFWDEDLKSAPVYHEREKNPVEDLYLLSAYKNLFSGVVTVNDHFPHNINGKYIPALPIKVNQNYTLAHAVESFALDWGDGIEVEHRRAIEKNFPFIIHCAEGFDAETQSAVQTLKKLDCFDDHNVLIHCIGFSDEDIKSTQKAGATIVWCPGSNMFMFNVTCKIRKILDAHINVAIGTDATHSGSPNILEEIRFAAQTYKKMYDEELDEKILFDMTTINPAIAFRMQHQIGSIEEGKLADLLLVKPRHDDPYKAFVDIRMEDIELLTLDGKPVYGSAEFEDLFKQYEVDYTQIKVKKRNKVVVGDPAGLMARIRNAVGFKKSFDFIPIDD; from the coding sequence ATGCTTGGAAGTTATTCTATAAGTGGATTATCAATAGTAACGCCGGAGAAGCTGTTCGAGGATTCCAGTATTAAAGTGGAAAAGGGTAATATAACCGGGATCGGAAGCAAGGCGGACTATGATATTGATGTGAAGGGCAGATATTATTGTTATCCTGCCATCATCAATGTTCACGATCACATGAGAGGTAATTATCTGCCAAAGGTCGGGCCGAAAGAGGGTACGTACTATCTCAACTGGCATTTCTGGGACGAAGATTTAAAATCGGCCCCCGTCTATCATGAACGGGAGAAAAATCCTGTTGAGGATCTTTACCTTCTGAGTGCCTACAAGAACCTCTTTTCCGGCGTTGTGACCGTCAACGACCACTTTCCCCATAATATCAACGGCAAGTATATCCCCGCTCTACCGATAAAGGTGAATCAGAACTATACCCTTGCCCACGCTGTGGAGTCATTCGCGCTTGATTGGGGTGACGGTATTGAAGTTGAACACAGGCGGGCGATTGAGAAAAATTTTCCTTTTATCATCCATTGTGCGGAAGGTTTTGATGCGGAAACGCAATCCGCCGTTCAAACCCTTAAAAAACTCGATTGTTTTGACGACCACAATGTACTTATCCATTGTATAGGGTTTTCAGATGAGGATATCAAAAGTACACAGAAAGCGGGGGCAACGATCGTCTGGTGTCCGGGTTCGAATATGTTTATGTTCAATGTCACCTGTAAAATAAGAAAGATACTTGATGCACATATCAATGTGGCAATCGGGACGGACGCGACCCATTCGGGTTCGCCCAACATTCTTGAAGAGATTCGTTTTGCCGCCCAGACATATAAAAAAATGTATGATGAAGAGCTTGACGAAAAAATACTTTTCGATATGACGACGATCAATCCCGCTATCGCGTTCAGAATGCAGCACCAGATAGGAAGCATCGAGGAGGGAAAACTGGCAGACTTGCTTCTTGTCAAACCGCGCCATGATGATCCTTACAAGGCATTTGTGGATATACGGATGGAAGATATCGAACTTCTCACCCTCGACGGGAAACCCGTTTATGGTTCGGCGGAATTCGAGGATTTGTTCAAACAATATGAAGTGGATTACACCCAGATAAAAGTAAAGAAAAGAAATAAGGTCGTTGTGGGGGATCCCGCAGGATTGATGGCGAGGATCAGAAATGCGGTCGGATTCAAAAAAAGCTTTGATTTTATTCCGATAGACGATTAG
- the argR gene encoding arginine repressor — translation MEDKKTRYRAIRRIISTHIIDSQDALLKHLEEEGFDITQATLSRDLRQLRVVKVSDRSGGYYYTFLETDTGKDTNNSLQQDFLRGFLSIAFSGNLALIKTLPGHAQSVAAAVDKFAIDEILGTLAGDDTVLLIPKDGIEREAMISALESKIPGLKEEQI, via the coding sequence ATGGAAGACAAAAAAACAAGATATCGGGCTATCAGAAGGATTATCAGTACCCATATCATCGACAGCCAGGATGCACTCCTCAAGCACCTTGAAGAAGAGGGATTTGATATTACACAGGCAACACTCTCCCGCGATCTCAGACAACTGCGGGTCGTAAAGGTCTCGGACAGATCAGGCGGATATTACTATACTTTTCTCGAAACGGATACAGGTAAGGACACGAACAACTCATTGCAACAGGATTTTTTAAGGGGATTCCTATCAATCGCCTTTTCGGGGAACCTGGCTCTTATAAAAACACTTCCCGGACACGCGCAAAGCGTCGCCGCCGCCGTGGATAAATTCGCGATCGATGAAATTCTCGGTACCCTGGCAGGCGATGATACGGTTTTATTGATACCGAAAGACGGCATAGAACGGGAAGCCATGATCTCTGCACTGGAATCGAAAATACCCGGTTTAAAGGAGGAACAGATATGA
- the argC gene encoding N-acetyl-gamma-glutamyl-phosphate reductase, translated as MKAAVCGTSGYTGLILLRLLTGHPHIHNIIPVSSSREGKHVRSIDPGIGEDIVEKTSLTGGLCVSIEKAAAMSPDVVFGALPHLKSAELLSPFFAKSVVIDLSADFRIKNPSVFEKSYGSPPPKPHLLHDAVYGLSEWYREDVVKADIIANPGCYPTATLLPLLPLLKEGIAGGLCLVTAISGISGAGKKVKENLLFCERSENTGAYSPGKSHRHTSEIQQEADTAMPGTEVLFTPHLAPLKRGMVITTAIPCIGEVSDEDIGGVYSRYYANAPFINIRPDIPQSRDVWGSNRCDISWQREGNVLLIFSAIDNLIKGASGQAVQNMNIRFGFEEISGLSVHNEI; from the coding sequence ATGAAAGCGGCAGTCTGCGGAACATCCGGATACACCGGACTTATTCTTTTGAGGCTTTTAACGGGACATCCACACATACATAACATTATTCCGGTCTCCTCCTCTCGCGAAGGAAAGCACGTCCGGAGTATCGATCCCGGTATCGGTGAAGACATCGTGGAGAAGACCTCCCTTACCGGAGGACTATGCGTTTCCATAGAAAAGGCGGCAGCAATGAGTCCCGATGTTGTTTTCGGCGCACTTCCGCACCTGAAATCCGCCGAACTTCTTTCACCCTTTTTCGCAAAATCTGTCGTTATCGATCTTTCCGCCGATTTCAGGATAAAAAATCCGTCCGTATTCGAAAAATCATACGGCTCGCCGCCGCCAAAACCACACCTGCTTCACGATGCCGTCTATGGCCTTTCGGAATGGTACAGGGAAGACGTGGTAAAGGCCGATATTATCGCGAATCCCGGATGTTACCCTACGGCAACCCTGCTTCCGCTGCTTCCCCTGCTTAAAGAGGGGATAGCGGGCGGTCTGTGTCTTGTCACCGCAATTTCGGGCATTTCAGGCGCCGGAAAAAAGGTAAAGGAAAATCTCCTCTTTTGCGAAAGAAGTGAAAATACCGGTGCATATTCTCCGGGGAAAAGCCATAGACATACATCGGAGATCCAGCAGGAAGCGGATACGGCAATGCCGGGGACGGAGGTCCTCTTCACCCCACACCTCGCTCCGTTAAAACGTGGCATGGTAATCACGACCGCAATTCCATGCATCGGAGAGGTTTCAGATGAGGATATCGGCGGCGTATACAGCCGCTATTATGCGAACGCACCGTTTATCAACATCAGGCCGGATATCCCCCAATCACGCGATGTCTGGGGTTCAAACAGGTGCGATATAAGCTGGCAGCGTGAAGGGAATGTGCTGCTGATTTTCTCGGCAATCGACAACCTCATCAAAGGCGCTTCCGGGCAGGCGGTTCAGAATATGAATATACGATTCGGATTCGAAGAGATATCGGGTCTTTCCGTCCATAATGAAATCTGA
- the argB gene encoding acetylglutamate kinase codes for MSTHVVTIKIGGALAKNVRLILELAQDMKELEGSNMFIIVHGGGEEVSELTRRFGMEPVFRDGIRITSVEEMAFVDKVLCGKVNKRLVRLFQKSGFDAVGLSGSDGRLFLGRSIGSEENPTHTGKITAVNPRLVRVLLEENYLPVIASTSMDNEAAPLNINADEVAFKLSTVLKTDVIVFLSDIPGVLRSGKVSALLTSEEIRASVADGTITGGMIPKVNAALDSLTRGVGKIIIGECNGSGSLKDLINGKTGTQIVM; via the coding sequence ATGAGTACCCACGTCGTAACGATTAAAATCGGGGGCGCCCTCGCAAAAAACGTGCGTCTCATCCTTGAACTGGCACAGGACATGAAGGAACTTGAAGGCAGCAATATGTTTATTATCGTCCATGGAGGAGGTGAAGAAGTCTCTGAACTCACCCGGCGGTTTGGAATGGAGCCGGTATTCAGAGACGGTATCCGTATTACTTCGGTCGAGGAAATGGCGTTTGTCGACAAGGTGCTGTGCGGAAAGGTGAATAAACGGCTTGTCAGGCTTTTCCAGAAAAGCGGATTCGATGCGGTCGGTTTAAGCGGTTCGGACGGAAGGCTTTTTCTCGGCAGGAGCATCGGGAGTGAGGAGAATCCCACCCATACGGGAAAAATAACCGCCGTCAACCCGCGGCTTGTCAGGGTACTGCTGGAAGAAAATTACCTCCCCGTCATCGCATCCACTTCCATGGATAATGAGGCTGCGCCCTTGAACATCAACGCGGACGAAGTCGCATTCAAGCTTTCCACGGTACTCAAAACCGACGTCATCGTCTTTTTATCCGATATTCCCGGCGTCCTCCGTTCCGGAAAAGTATCGGCTTTACTCACCTCGGAGGAAATCAGGGCCTCCGTTGCGGACGGAACGATCACGGGCGGTATGATTCCCAAAGTAAACGCTGCCCTCGATTCCCTTACACGCGGCGTGGGAAAAATTATTATCGGCGAATGTAACGGAAGCGGTTCCCTGAAAGACCTGATCAATGGTAAAACGGGAACGCAGATAGTAATGTAA
- a CDS encoding acetylornithine transaminase yields the protein MIEKNAFIKNPPLPKNFASEFLLVQKGHGIYLEDNAGNRYLDFGAGLAVNALGYGREDLADIACEQMKKLIHISNLYATPPQIACAEKLIATGHFAAVHFGNSGSEANESAIKYGRLYALRTKGPGHHKILCFHNAFHGRTMGALSCTPTPKYQDPFVPLVPGVESIDYNDCKGLEKVLDERFAAVIVEVIQGEGGLAMMSGEFAAKLNERCKTLDIILIADEIQTGLSRTGTLYAGEAVGLEPDIITLAKPLAGGLPMSATLIPEKINDLLAVGEHGTTFGGGPVTTAIANKVLDILTDPAFIRAVEQKGALLKKRLLELSGKFDFLGEVKGKGLLQGVEADCSVEEIGTIIRMALKKGLLILRSGKNVLRIAPPLVISENELLKGCSILEEVLSEYIRTKQ from the coding sequence ATGATTGAAAAGAATGCCTTTATAAAAAATCCGCCCCTCCCGAAAAACTTCGCATCGGAGTTTCTTCTGGTGCAGAAAGGGCATGGGATTTATCTCGAGGATAACGCGGGAAACAGGTACCTCGATTTCGGCGCGGGGCTTGCGGTGAATGCGCTCGGCTACGGGCGTGAAGATCTTGCCGATATCGCATGCGAACAAATGAAAAAACTCATCCATATTTCCAATCTCTATGCGACTCCGCCGCAGATCGCTTGTGCCGAAAAGCTGATTGCAACCGGTCATTTTGCAGCGGTCCACTTCGGCAATAGCGGTTCGGAGGCGAACGAATCAGCGATCAAATACGGCCGGCTTTATGCATTACGCACAAAGGGTCCGGGCCACCACAAGATTCTCTGCTTTCATAATGCCTTCCACGGGAGAACCATGGGAGCCCTCTCCTGCACACCGACTCCCAAATACCAGGATCCCTTTGTCCCGCTTGTTCCGGGAGTCGAGAGTATCGATTATAACGATTGCAAGGGTCTGGAAAAGGTACTCGACGAACGTTTCGCCGCGGTAATCGTCGAAGTCATACAGGGCGAGGGCGGCCTTGCCATGATGAGCGGTGAGTTCGCCGCGAAACTCAACGAACGCTGCAAAACACTCGATATTATCCTGATCGCCGACGAAATCCAGACAGGCCTTTCGAGAACCGGTACATTATACGCGGGTGAGGCGGTCGGGCTTGAACCGGACATCATAACGCTCGCGAAACCCCTTGCCGGCGGTCTTCCCATGTCCGCAACACTCATACCGGAGAAGATCAACGACCTGCTCGCAGTCGGTGAACACGGCACTACCTTCGGCGGCGGACCGGTAACCACGGCGATCGCAAACAAGGTGCTGGATATTCTTACCGATCCCGCGTTCATCCGGGCGGTGGAACAAAAGGGCGCACTCTTGAAGAAGCGCCTGCTCGAGTTATCCGGGAAATTCGATTTCCTCGGAGAAGTGAAGGGTAAAGGACTGCTTCAGGGTGTCGAGGCCGATTGTTCGGTTGAAGAAATCGGGACAATTATCAGAATGGCGCTGAAAAAAGGACTCCTCATTCTGAGATCGGGGAAAAATGTACTCCGGATCGCACCTCCTCTGGTAATATCGGAAAACGAGCTTTTAAAAGGATGCTCGATTCTGGAAGAGGTATTATCGGAATATATCCGTACGAAACAATAA